The following proteins are co-located in the Marinomonas profundi genome:
- a CDS encoding EAL domain-containing protein — protein sequence MLNIARLSDDKVDTHYRGLSLSSHFQPIFSIAHGRAVGYEGLIRAHRPDGTAEPPAGLLSIPCNGRECLDLDRTCRTLHVHNFARQATGEAWLFLNLNSQYLVSEQPDIGFTRDLLQTSGIAAHRLVIEIIESEVSDHAQLKHFVSHFRQLGCLIAIDDFGAGHSNFDRIWDLEPDIVKIDRRLIQDAGQSRRVERILTGIVSLLHEAGSLVVVEGVETEHEALVAIAANADMIQGFYFAKPQARIDAEQSFATTFDNLLRGQQWQSVKRNADLQHYVSGIEGLFHRAVTHFVTHQHFEQSSAVLFSDPRMVRCYLLNAEGYQVSRNVYAPHYQQQMNARFAPLLCGDHANWSHKHYHYRALKQPGIIQISRPYLSVADSRMCITVSQTVVVGGTLYVFCCDLNWQEP from the coding sequence ATGTTAAATATCGCCCGGTTAAGTGATGACAAGGTCGACACCCACTATCGAGGTCTGTCACTAAGCAGCCATTTTCAGCCGATATTCAGTATCGCTCACGGCAGAGCGGTGGGGTATGAAGGGCTGATTCGCGCGCATCGTCCAGATGGAACGGCAGAGCCGCCGGCGGGTTTGTTGTCTATACCATGTAACGGTAGGGAGTGTCTGGATCTTGACCGTACTTGTCGAACCTTGCATGTGCATAATTTTGCGCGCCAAGCGACGGGGGAGGCTTGGTTGTTTCTTAATTTGAATTCTCAGTACTTGGTGAGCGAGCAACCGGACATAGGCTTTACCCGAGATCTTCTACAGACAAGTGGCATTGCGGCGCACCGGCTGGTGATTGAGATCATTGAAAGTGAAGTCAGTGATCATGCTCAGTTGAAGCATTTCGTTAGTCATTTTCGCCAGTTGGGCTGTCTGATTGCCATTGATGATTTTGGCGCTGGGCATTCCAACTTCGACCGTATCTGGGATTTAGAGCCCGACATTGTCAAGATCGACCGCCGTTTGATCCAGGATGCAGGCCAATCGCGTCGGGTGGAACGGATTCTCACTGGTATCGTCAGCTTGCTGCATGAAGCGGGCAGTCTAGTGGTGGTGGAAGGCGTGGAAACCGAACACGAGGCTCTAGTGGCCATTGCCGCCAATGCCGACATGATTCAAGGTTTCTATTTTGCCAAACCACAGGCGCGCATTGACGCCGAACAGAGTTTTGCTACTACCTTCGACAATCTGCTGCGCGGTCAGCAGTGGCAAAGTGTTAAGCGCAACGCCGACTTGCAGCACTATGTGAGTGGAATAGAAGGTCTGTTTCATCGGGCCGTAACACACTTTGTCACCCATCAGCATTTTGAGCAAAGCAGCGCGGTACTCTTCAGCGACCCGCGCATGGTGCGCTGTTATCTACTCAATGCCGAGGGGTATCAGGTGTCGCGCAATGTGTATGCTCCTCATTATCAGCAACAGATGAATGCGCGCTTTGCGCCGCTGCTGTGTGGCGACCATGCCAACTGGTCGCACAAGCATTATCATTATCGAGCGTTAAAACAGCCGGGAATTATTCAGATCAGTCGGCCCTATCTGTCGGTTGCCGATTCGCGCATGTGCATCACGGTGTCGCAGACTGTCGTGGTCGGTGGCACGCTCTATGTCTTCTGTTGCGACCTTAACTGGCAAGAGCCATAA
- a CDS encoding MBL fold metallo-hydrolase, translating into MTTDATRQPNVTAFFDKDSSTFSYVVKDPASDSCAIVDSVLDFDYASGGTSHKGADDIIAYVTTHKLKVEWLIETHVHADHLSAAPYIQSKVGGKIGIGEQITTVQDTFGKIFNEGADFLHDGSQFDYLFKDGEPFYIGKMQCTALHTPGHTPACFTHVLGDAVFVGDTLFMPDAGTARADFPGGDAGILFDSVQKILALPEDHRIFMCHDYCPNGRELEYETTVKAQRELNIHVKQGINKKAFVELRETRDKTLAMPRLILPSLQINMRAGHMPEPEGNGLCYLKIPLNAFK; encoded by the coding sequence ATGACCACTGACGCCACCCGCCAACCTAATGTCACGGCTTTTTTTGATAAAGACTCTAGTACCTTCTCTTATGTGGTGAAAGACCCAGCGTCTGACAGCTGCGCCATCGTCGACAGCGTATTGGATTTCGACTATGCCTCTGGCGGCACATCCCACAAAGGCGCCGATGACATTATTGCTTACGTCACGACTCATAAGCTCAAAGTTGAATGGCTCATTGAAACTCATGTCCATGCAGACCACCTGTCTGCGGCACCTTATATTCAAAGCAAAGTGGGTGGCAAAATTGGCATTGGCGAACAAATCACGACCGTTCAAGACACCTTTGGCAAGATCTTCAACGAAGGTGCTGACTTCCTACATGACGGCTCTCAGTTTGATTATTTATTTAAAGACGGCGAACCATTTTACATTGGCAAAATGCAATGCACCGCGCTTCACACACCCGGTCATACTCCCGCTTGCTTTACCCATGTTTTAGGCGATGCGGTCTTTGTTGGCGATACCTTGTTCATGCCAGATGCGGGGACAGCACGAGCGGACTTCCCCGGTGGAGACGCCGGGATATTGTTCGATTCCGTGCAAAAAATCTTAGCCTTGCCAGAAGATCATCGCATTTTCATGTGCCATGACTACTGCCCAAATGGTCGTGAGTTGGAATATGAAACCACCGTAAAGGCTCAGCGCGAATTAAACATCCACGTTAAACAAGGCATCAATAAAAAAGCCTTTGTTGAATTACGTGAAACTCGCGACAAAACATTGGCCATGCCGCGTCTGATTTTGCCATCACTGCAAATCAATATGCGAGCAGGACACATGCCAGAGCCAGAAGGCAATGGCTTGTGTTACTTAAAAATCCCACTCAATGCGTTTAAGTAA
- a CDS encoding methyl-accepting chemotaxis protein: protein MKWLTYPAFLLLHTLGIIGMLRTLLGITLVGGTITLVAPSRPAELLWLVLAYLAVASLWLLLQEIGQLQRYCEEAAQHGAQDAISAGQWRLLQPVSRGFQQWLNREQRQQQLLQQRLDEISHSSHELEQSAALVTRNAEGQSDSATVAAAAVEELNVSIMQVAALAADSRQTSVVASEQLADGIEQLTNLVRQVSEMAQQAITTDELIRQLNSNSHTINEMSGTIRSIADQTNLLALNAAIEAARAGESGRGFAVVADEVRRLAMHSQESAAEISRNIESVQQHIREATVQVSDLTGLAHRSADSSETVRALLNQVQQYTQQLTGQVDQVAVSTEQQGLAVAEIAELADRVRQGNADNLQAAAQARTIAHHLAHLTGQSV from the coding sequence ATGAAGTGGCTTACTTATCCGGCATTTTTGTTGCTGCACACACTGGGCATCATCGGCATGCTTCGTACTTTATTGGGTATTACTCTCGTCGGTGGCACCATCACCCTAGTGGCACCGTCGCGGCCAGCGGAACTGCTGTGGCTGGTGTTGGCCTATTTGGCGGTTGCTAGCCTATGGCTGCTATTGCAAGAGATAGGGCAGTTGCAACGCTATTGTGAAGAGGCGGCTCAGCATGGTGCTCAAGATGCTATCAGCGCTGGTCAGTGGCGGTTGTTGCAGCCTGTTAGCCGTGGGTTTCAGCAGTGGCTGAACCGAGAACAACGTCAACAACAGTTGTTGCAGCAGCGCCTGGATGAAATATCCCATTCGTCACATGAACTCGAACAAAGTGCCGCTCTAGTGACCCGCAATGCTGAGGGGCAAAGCGATTCGGCCACTGTTGCCGCGGCGGCGGTAGAAGAGCTGAATGTGAGCATTATGCAGGTGGCCGCACTGGCGGCGGACTCGCGCCAGACCAGTGTTGTCGCCAGTGAACAGTTGGCCGACGGCATTGAGCAACTCACCAATTTGGTGCGACAGGTGTCTGAGATGGCGCAGCAGGCGATCACCACTGACGAGCTTATCCGCCAACTGAACAGCAACTCGCACACTATCAATGAAATGTCCGGTACCATCCGTAGTATTGCTGATCAGACCAATCTGCTCGCCTTGAATGCCGCCATCGAAGCGGCGCGGGCGGGCGAGAGTGGCCGTGGTTTCGCTGTGGTGGCCGATGAAGTACGCCGTTTGGCCATGCACAGCCAAGAGTCCGCCGCAGAAATCAGTCGTAACATCGAATCGGTGCAACAGCACATTAGGGAGGCCACGGTTCAGGTGTCCGATCTGACCGGTTTGGCGCACCGCAGCGCCGACAGTTCAGAAACGGTGCGCGCGCTGCTCAACCAAGTACAGCAGTACACGCAACAATTAACGGGACAAGTCGATCAAGTGGCGGTCAGTACCGAACAGCAAGGTCTGGCCGTGGCGGAAATTGCCGAGCTGGCCGATCGCGTTCGTCAAGGCAATGCTGATAACCTGCAGGCCGCCGCTCAGGCGCGTACCATTGCCCACCATCTGGCTCATTTGACAGGACAATCCGTATGA
- a CDS encoding alpha/beta hydrolase, which yields MSAPIGQHWQQVNDGEDLLGAGFRARTFVFAGPKTKVHTTLVNHIGHPNTKKAILYVHGYTDYFFQTGLAEHFIDLGYRFYAVDLQGYGRSIRPSTPPNWCDSLEQYGQDLDIALATIKQDGVDHVVLLAHSTGGLIASTYLAQPYALAERESYYKKAFPDVIGLMLNSPFLALPFPPKVLNRISWPIRILVSLLPFSYLRAKKITLYAKTIHCVFGGEWDYRLDWKPAHGFDLSFHWLREVIHAQRNLANQRLDIPTLICRSDISTIGKRTTEEVQQGDGVLDVDSMQQSAEKTFRNLTQVSIPQGFHDLYLSHEPARTAYLSAMTAWLHTLTEKH from the coding sequence ATGAGCGCCCCAATTGGACAACACTGGCAACAAGTGAACGACGGTGAAGACCTATTGGGCGCGGGCTTTCGTGCTCGTACCTTCGTCTTTGCTGGCCCTAAAACCAAGGTTCATACCACGCTGGTTAACCACATTGGTCATCCAAACACGAAAAAAGCCATTTTGTATGTACACGGTTATACGGATTATTTTTTCCAGACAGGGCTCGCTGAGCATTTTATCGATTTGGGCTATCGTTTTTATGCCGTCGACTTACAAGGCTATGGCCGCTCTATTCGTCCATCAACACCGCCCAATTGGTGTGATTCACTTGAACAATATGGGCAAGACTTAGACATAGCCTTGGCCACCATAAAACAAGACGGAGTAGACCATGTTGTTCTACTCGCCCACTCTACTGGCGGCTTAATTGCCTCGACCTATTTGGCGCAACCTTACGCCTTGGCAGAGCGCGAAAGCTACTATAAAAAAGCCTTTCCTGACGTCATCGGCTTAATGCTTAATAGCCCATTTCTGGCTTTACCGTTTCCTCCCAAGGTACTCAATCGCATTAGTTGGCCGATTCGCATCTTGGTCTCTTTGCTGCCGTTTTCTTATTTAAGAGCAAAAAAAATCACCCTATACGCCAAAACTATACATTGCGTGTTTGGCGGCGAATGGGATTATCGTTTAGATTGGAAACCCGCCCACGGTTTCGATTTGTCTTTTCATTGGTTAAGAGAAGTGATTCATGCGCAGCGCAATCTTGCCAATCAACGCCTCGATATTCCTACACTTATATGCCGTTCTGACATCAGCACCATAGGAAAACGGACGACAGAAGAAGTCCAGCAAGGCGATGGCGTTCTCGATGTCGACAGCATGCAACAAAGCGCCGAAAAAACCTTCCGCAATCTCACCCAAGTGAGCATTCCACAAGGTTTTCATGACTTATACCTATCCCATGAGCCAGCTCGCACTGCTTATTTATCGGCGATGACAGCGTGGCTTCACACGCTCACTGAAAAACACTAA
- a CDS encoding SDR family NAD(P)-dependent oxidoreductase has product MQYSILITGCSTGIGLEAARMLQERDFLVVASCRKQEDVAALKAQGMKHVVQLDLADSASIAKGLEETLAITHGQLFALFNNGAYGQPGAVEDLPVDVLKAQFESNFFGTHELTTKVLKVMLAQGYGRIVNNSSVLGLVAAPFRGAYNASKFALEGLTDTLRLELADTPIKISLIEPGPIESRFRANALLALQNNIDMENSRHQQGYAEAIERLSKEGVTSSQTLPASAVVKKLIHALESTRPRARYYVTWPTYGAVLMKRLLPTCWLDWVMRRQGA; this is encoded by the coding sequence ATGCAATATTCTATTCTTATCACAGGTTGTTCGACGGGGATTGGGCTGGAAGCGGCGAGAATGCTTCAAGAACGCGACTTTTTAGTGGTGGCGAGTTGCCGCAAGCAAGAAGACGTAGCGGCGTTAAAAGCACAAGGTATGAAGCATGTTGTTCAGTTGGATTTAGCGGATTCGGCTTCCATTGCAAAGGGTCTAGAAGAGACTCTGGCGATTACCCATGGGCAACTTTTTGCGTTGTTCAATAATGGTGCTTATGGTCAGCCGGGGGCGGTGGAAGATTTGCCGGTCGATGTCTTAAAAGCTCAGTTTGAGAGTAACTTTTTTGGCACACACGAGCTAACAACCAAGGTGCTGAAAGTGATGCTGGCCCAAGGTTACGGGCGCATTGTGAATAACAGTTCGGTACTGGGCTTGGTGGCTGCGCCGTTTCGTGGCGCTTACAACGCCAGTAAATTTGCTCTTGAGGGTTTGACAGACACCTTGCGTTTGGAACTAGCGGACACGCCAATAAAAATAAGCCTGATTGAACCCGGTCCGATTGAAAGTCGGTTTCGTGCCAATGCCTTGCTGGCTCTGCAAAACAATATCGACATGGAAAATAGCCGCCATCAACAAGGCTACGCCGAAGCGATAGAACGGCTGAGCAAAGAAGGCGTAACGTCATCGCAAACCTTGCCTGCCAGTGCGGTGGTGAAAAAGCTGATCCATGCGCTAGAGTCGACTCGTCCCAGAGCGCGATATTATGTGACCTGGCCAACCTATGGTGCAGTTTTGATGAAACGCCTATTGCCTACTTGCTGGTTAGATTGGGTGATGCGCCGTCAAGGCGCGTGA
- a CDS encoding nitrate- and nitrite sensing domain-containing protein, whose translation MNNIDYALPLLLVTLMLLALLFYGLHWRLQQKKRSHIQSNIGQLALLRGLIGGFQRHRGLSNGVLCGDTSMSHDLATIRQGLDQHIRTAQAFDSTHRDAWNSLIDHWSRMREGRSSDRANNLIQHHLIIRNSIFLMEDVASEIDLTEGRAELSYLPCIWREVIQAAEWAGQARALGTGIAAAGQSSVEQRVRMHFLYQKIELLAGKAFATLQPHVTEHPQTNGFRLQHCEQVVADFLGCIKQELLGSEPPVIAAKTYFQHATKAIDELLALVDAALAQLSSR comes from the coding sequence ATGAATAATATCGACTACGCGCTACCGCTCTTGCTCGTCACTTTGATGCTATTGGCTCTGTTATTTTATGGCTTGCACTGGCGTCTGCAACAGAAAAAACGCTCACATATCCAGTCGAACATCGGTCAATTGGCGTTGCTGCGAGGGCTGATTGGCGGGTTTCAGCGCCATCGCGGCCTGAGCAATGGCGTGCTCTGCGGCGATACCAGCATGAGCCATGACCTTGCGACTATCCGTCAAGGGCTGGATCAGCATATTCGCACCGCCCAGGCATTCGACAGTACACATCGAGACGCTTGGAACAGTCTGATCGACCATTGGTCGCGCATGCGTGAAGGACGCAGTAGTGACCGAGCGAACAACCTAATACAGCATCATTTGATTATTCGTAATAGCATTTTTCTGATGGAAGACGTGGCCAGCGAGATCGACCTAACAGAAGGTCGAGCGGAACTGAGCTATTTACCCTGTATCTGGCGCGAGGTCATTCAGGCGGCAGAATGGGCCGGACAGGCGCGCGCTTTGGGCACTGGCATCGCGGCGGCTGGTCAGAGTAGTGTTGAACAACGGGTAAGAATGCATTTTCTCTATCAGAAAATTGAATTGCTGGCGGGCAAGGCTTTTGCCACGCTGCAACCGCATGTTACCGAACACCCACAGACAAATGGGTTTCGCTTGCAACATTGTGAGCAAGTGGTGGCTGATTTTCTAGGTTGCATAAAGCAGGAGTTGCTCGGATCGGAACCTCCAGTAATTGCCGCCAAAACCTATTTTCAACACGCCACCAAGGCCATCGATGAACTGCTGGCCTTGGTGGATGCCGCGTTGGCTCAGCTATCGTCACGCTAA